One stretch of Kiritimatiellaceae bacterium DNA includes these proteins:
- a CDS encoding biopolymer transporter ExbD produces MKAWLDELINEKVGLQIAPLIDCVFLLLIYFMVSSSMKKSEADLSLALPGAVVQTQAVSIPDEQIIEVHADGAIVMNGRTYTDPSKADINALGYTLLRYREASQLANVLPAITIEADDEATHERVVDALNACAGAGIKTITFGIGN; encoded by the coding sequence ATGAAAGCCTGGCTGGACGAATTAATAAACGAAAAGGTGGGGTTGCAGATTGCTCCGCTGATCGACTGCGTATTTCTGCTGCTGATCTACTTCATGGTCAGTTCGTCTATGAAAAAATCGGAAGCCGATTTGAGCCTGGCTCTGCCCGGCGCCGTGGTTCAGACGCAGGCCGTCAGTATTCCCGACGAGCAGATTATTGAGGTTCATGCCGACGGGGCCATTGTCATGAACGGGCGAACCTATACCGATCCATCCAAGGCGGATATTAATGCACTGGGATATACATTGCTCCGGTACCGCGAAGCCTCCCAGCTGGCCAACGTGCTTCCGGCCATCACGATTGAAGCGGATGACGAGGCAACCCATGAACGGGTCGTTGACGCACTGAACGCCTGCGCCGGTGCCGGCATTAAAACCATAACCTTTGGAATCGGGAATTGA
- the queC gene encoding 7-cyano-7-deazaguanine synthase QueC, producing the protein MRKKAVVLLSGGLDSATVLAIAKDQGYDCYALSFRYGQRHAVELECAAQIAKMPGAVEHRTVTIDLGAFGGSALTDLNIAVPHEPGRPNEIPVTYVPARNTVFLSYALAWAEVLGSFDIFIGVNALDYSGYPDCRPEFIAAYETMANLATKAGVTGSEKLTVHTPLIYLTKAQIIQKGLELGVDYGVTSSCYDPAANGKACGTCDSCRLRLKGFKEAGATDPRRYV; encoded by the coding sequence GTGAGGAAGAAAGCCGTAGTTCTTTTGAGCGGGGGACTCGATTCCGCCACCGTGCTGGCGATTGCCAAAGATCAAGGCTATGACTGCTACGCTCTTTCCTTCCGCTACGGCCAGCGCCACGCCGTTGAACTGGAATGCGCGGCGCAGATCGCCAAAATGCCGGGGGCCGTCGAACACCGTACCGTCACCATTGACCTCGGCGCGTTCGGCGGCTCCGCGCTGACCGACCTGAACATCGCCGTGCCGCACGAACCGGGCCGACCGAACGAAATTCCGGTCACCTACGTTCCGGCGCGTAACACCGTTTTTCTTTCCTATGCGCTGGCGTGGGCCGAAGTGCTCGGCAGTTTCGACATTTTCATCGGCGTCAACGCACTCGATTACAGCGGTTATCCCGACTGCCGGCCCGAATTTATCGCCGCCTACGAAACCATGGCCAACCTCGCCACCAAGGCGGGCGTGACCGGTTCGGAAAAGCTGACGGTTCACACGCCGCTGATTTATCTGACCAAAGCGCAGATCATTCAAAAGGGGCTGGAACTGGGCGTGGACTACGGCGTAACGTCCAGCTGTTACGACCCGGCAGCGAACGGCAAAGCCTGCGGAACCTGCGATTCCTGCCGCCTGCGCCTTAAAGGATTTAAAGAAGCCGGCGCAACCGATCCGCGCCGGTATGTATAA
- a CDS encoding RNA methyltransferase → MQTITSKDNPKLKAVRALVRSKKDRQEASAFVMEGVRSLSALSDGSALPQYRLREIWVASDAVELAKDFAVPVYAVEPAVMEQLSDCQTSQGILGVVQYTQEPLTILPEKGNYLLVDGLTDPGNLGTLIRSAVAFGFSGVFLHGDTVEVFNPKTVRATMGALPFANVWKTDETVFQTLEQSGYDLISTVIHGGENLHTMKLGPKNVLVIGNEAHGVSAAVQQRATRSLSIPMSGNVESLNAAVAGSICMVAISG, encoded by the coding sequence ATGCAGACGATTACTTCGAAGGACAACCCGAAGCTCAAGGCGGTACGTGCGCTGGTGCGTTCTAAGAAAGACCGGCAGGAAGCCTCCGCGTTTGTGATGGAAGGCGTCCGTTCACTCAGCGCACTGAGCGACGGTTCCGCGCTTCCTCAGTACCGGCTTAGAGAAATCTGGGTTGCTTCCGATGCGGTTGAGCTGGCGAAGGATTTTGCGGTACCGGTTTATGCCGTTGAGCCTGCCGTGATGGAACAGCTTTCCGACTGCCAGACTTCGCAGGGAATTCTCGGTGTGGTGCAGTACACACAGGAGCCGCTGACGATTCTTCCGGAGAAGGGAAACTATCTGCTGGTTGACGGACTGACCGATCCCGGCAACCTCGGCACATTGATCCGCTCGGCGGTTGCTTTCGGTTTTTCCGGCGTTTTTCTGCATGGCGACACGGTGGAGGTGTTTAACCCGAAAACGGTTCGGGCAACGATGGGCGCTCTGCCGTTTGCCAATGTCTGGAAGACCGATGAAACGGTTTTCCAGACTCTGGAACAATCGGGCTACGATTTGATTTCGACGGTTATTCACGGCGGCGAAAATCTGCATACCATGAAGCTCGGACCGAAAAATGTACTGGTGATCGGCAATGAGGCGCACGGCGTTTCGGCGGCGGTTCAGCAGCGGGCGACAAGGAGCCTTTCGATTCCAATGTCCGGGAATGTTGAATCCCTCAATGCCGCAGTCGCCGGATCGATTTGCATGGTTGCAATCAGCGGTTGA
- a CDS encoding tetratricopeptide repeat protein — protein MSSILIFGCTLFFLNGTATAQEPEAIPISEQSTSALLGTVRDLLEKVQSEQAIPYLQEILVRLDGLTDASTVNTRATCMYHLGMCYLQMQKFPEAVELFKTFVQTYPDDKAALMARFLILEAYAWQSDTRPMKDYIEQLKASGEMDRLLSVFSDSKNSDTYRHAALLLVTAYARSADLENVQRFLPYCDTPARSDVGLNVALMEGGDLVFEQKDYIHALELYRMVQLSGELKVAYDQRLKALKDELSKPPPWVPLAQREAQKAGREDDQVRYEQMLKERQELDVRNYDLELMIRMARCYEAMDRNWPAYLIFKHIYAGFPENPLAEQCRYFAFQSLISLKEQEVAKAEGYACMKLYPQGIFHDELTLSLMNLHLAMNEADKAETLGKELLAQQPPHRFADQVSYLLGYVKFEQQNYEAALELFSNAAEKWPSGVYAQESVYWTGMCNLFLERFDEAIAVFEGYLNNPVWEKKEFAEDAMYRLGMAFRGKGDAAESEKTFRRFLVQFPESNLRSDVLSLTGDLRGAGGDLNAELDYYRQARDCAVGTEQKTRAVVQMAQVYTLQKNYAGVIALMEEYLATADSKGDFAGAGRWMIESCKTPDDCDKTLDACGKIFAKYGNDPQLESVDLLIEALANEKPDVKRDGAFAKRMKSRLAGDREAACRDNAKKTLCLRMNALFAGASEGSDREVYVNAILGEKDMTAFSPFLLLLFARESAARSDMDRVQAAYGQFRHAFFSSELMPDMANIETSVLLSAGRYEEALKMAQENLQKVSGNPKEGLTQKLAADALRLMKDYDGAVEQYNRFLPVREWRGPLTPQVIYWIGICRYEQGRFEEAFAFFQRVYVLYGGHTEWTSKAYEGSANCLRKLGRQPELIKTLKEMVSNAEVAATPEGRRAQAELEASR, from the coding sequence GTGTCCAGCATCCTGATCTTCGGGTGCACGCTATTTTTTTTAAACGGCACGGCCACCGCGCAGGAGCCGGAAGCAATCCCGATTTCCGAGCAGTCAACCAGTGCATTGCTGGGAACGGTTCGTGACTTGCTGGAGAAAGTGCAGTCGGAGCAGGCGATTCCTTATCTTCAGGAAATTCTAGTCCGGCTTGACGGGTTGACCGATGCGTCCACCGTCAACACCCGCGCAACCTGTATGTATCATTTGGGGATGTGTTACCTCCAAATGCAAAAATTTCCGGAAGCGGTGGAGCTGTTTAAGACGTTTGTTCAGACCTACCCGGATGATAAAGCGGCGCTGATGGCGCGCTTCCTGATTCTGGAAGCCTACGCATGGCAGTCCGATACCCGCCCGATGAAGGACTACATCGAACAGTTGAAGGCCAGCGGTGAGATGGATCGCCTGCTGTCTGTTTTCTCCGATTCGAAAAATTCAGATACGTACCGGCATGCGGCATTATTGCTGGTCACAGCGTATGCCCGTTCCGCCGATCTGGAAAATGTTCAGCGGTTTCTTCCCTATTGCGACACACCGGCCCGCAGTGATGTCGGATTGAATGTCGCGCTGATGGAAGGCGGAGACCTTGTATTTGAGCAGAAGGATTATATTCACGCGCTGGAACTGTACCGTATGGTGCAGTTGAGCGGAGAGCTGAAGGTCGCGTATGACCAGCGGCTGAAGGCGCTGAAAGATGAACTGTCCAAACCGCCGCCGTGGGTTCCGCTGGCTCAGCGCGAGGCGCAGAAGGCCGGGCGGGAAGATGATCAGGTGCGCTATGAACAAATGCTGAAAGAGCGGCAGGAACTCGATGTGCGGAATTATGATCTGGAACTGATGATCCGTATGGCGCGGTGCTACGAGGCGATGGACCGCAACTGGCCGGCCTATTTGATCTTTAAGCATATTTATGCCGGGTTCCCGGAAAATCCGCTGGCGGAACAGTGCCGGTATTTTGCATTCCAGTCGCTGATTTCTCTGAAGGAACAGGAGGTGGCCAAGGCGGAAGGGTACGCCTGCATGAAACTTTACCCGCAGGGAATTTTCCATGATGAGTTGACGCTGAGTCTGATGAATCTGCATCTGGCAATGAATGAGGCGGATAAGGCGGAGACTCTCGGAAAGGAACTGCTGGCACAGCAACCGCCGCACCGTTTCGCCGATCAGGTGAGCTATCTGCTGGGCTATGTCAAATTTGAACAGCAGAACTATGAAGCGGCGCTCGAACTTTTTTCTAATGCGGCGGAAAAGTGGCCGTCCGGCGTTTATGCGCAGGAATCAGTTTACTGGACCGGTATGTGCAATCTTTTTCTGGAGCGGTTCGACGAGGCGATCGCCGTATTCGAAGGCTATCTGAATAATCCGGTCTGGGAGAAAAAAGAGTTTGCCGAAGATGCAATGTACCGGCTCGGCATGGCTTTCCGCGGTAAAGGCGATGCCGCGGAATCTGAAAAGACATTCCGCCGGTTTCTGGTGCAGTTCCCCGAAAGCAATTTGCGTTCGGATGTTTTGAGTCTGACGGGCGATCTGCGCGGAGCGGGCGGCGATTTAAACGCGGAACTCGACTATTACCGGCAGGCGAGGGACTGTGCTGTCGGTACAGAACAGAAAACCCGTGCCGTGGTTCAGATGGCGCAGGTGTACACGTTGCAGAAAAATTACGCCGGAGTTATTGCTTTGATGGAAGAATACCTTGCGACAGCGGACAGCAAGGGCGACTTCGCCGGAGCCGGTCGCTGGATGATCGAATCCTGCAAAACTCCGGATGACTGCGATAAGACTCTGGATGCTTGCGGAAAAATTTTTGCCAAGTACGGAAACGACCCTCAACTCGAAAGCGTTGATCTGCTGATCGAAGCCTTGGCGAACGAAAAACCGGACGTGAAGCGGGATGGTGCATTCGCCAAACGGATGAAGTCCCGTCTGGCGGGTGACCGGGAAGCGGCCTGTCGTGACAATGCAAAGAAGACGCTTTGTTTGCGGATGAACGCACTGTTTGCAGGTGCCAGTGAAGGTTCGGACCGGGAAGTATATGTGAACGCCATTCTGGGCGAAAAGGATATGACTGCGTTTTCGCCGTTTTTACTGCTGCTGTTTGCCAGAGAGTCCGCCGCGCGCTCTGACATGGATCGGGTGCAGGCCGCCTACGGGCAGTTCCGGCACGCGTTCTTTTCGTCTGAGCTGATGCCGGACATGGCGAATATCGAGACCTCCGTGCTGTTGAGTGCCGGCAGATATGAAGAGGCGCTGAAGATGGCGCAGGAAAATCTGCAAAAGGTTTCCGGTAATCCGAAAGAGGGGCTGACTCAGAAGCTGGCGGCCGATGCGCTCCGGCTGATGAAGGATTATGACGGAGCGGTTGAGCAGTATAACCGGTTCCTGCCGGTTCGCGAATGGCGCGGCCCGCTGACGCCGCAAGTGATTTACTGGATCGGAATATGCCGCTACGAACAGGGGCGGTTTGAGGAAGCGTTCGCATTTTTTCAGCGGGTATATGTGCTTTATGGAGGACACACGGAGTGGACTTCCAAAGCCTACGAAGGCAGTGCGAACTGTCTGCGGAAACTCGGACGCCAGCCGGAGCTGATTAAAACCTTGAAGGAGATGGTCAGCAATGCGGAGGTCGCCGCGACACCTGAAGGCCGCCGTGCGCAGGCTGAGCTGGAGGCAAGCCGGTGA
- the murB gene encoding UDP-N-acetylmuramate dehydrogenase, producing MKLVSEIQTLFPQLRVTENALLRDITTFRVGGPCPLLIEGAAAAQLPAIIQRLNKTGQPFLVIGQGANLVVSDKGIDQAVIRFCSETPTITADGKRVTVSGDTLLDDLAVFTIENESGDLSYCSGIPGTVGGGIAGNAGAFGRQMGDHLISAEILGLDGRTRTAAKADLEFAYRHSKLKETGEIVLSATFELPIEKKEIMQAERDRIMQFRKDHHPDWHKEPCAGSVFRNIEPTSAVERRKAAGFFLQEAGAHLFRVGGARLYEKHANIIVADPGCTAQDVWELSEKMARAVKNKFDITLVREVRFLGEF from the coding sequence ATGAAATTGGTATCCGAAATTCAAACTCTTTTCCCGCAACTGCGCGTCACTGAAAACGCCCTGCTCCGCGACATCACCACCTTCCGGGTCGGCGGCCCCTGCCCGCTGTTAATCGAAGGCGCCGCCGCCGCGCAACTCCCCGCCATCATTCAACGGCTCAACAAAACCGGCCAGCCGTTTCTCGTGATCGGTCAGGGCGCCAACCTCGTCGTTTCGGACAAAGGAATTGATCAAGCCGTCATCCGGTTCTGTTCGGAAACGCCGACCATCACCGCGGACGGCAAGCGCGTAACCGTTTCCGGCGACACCCTGCTCGACGATCTGGCGGTCTTCACCATCGAAAACGAATCCGGCGACCTCTCCTACTGCTCCGGAATTCCCGGTACCGTCGGCGGCGGCATCGCCGGCAACGCCGGAGCCTTCGGACGGCAGATGGGCGACCACTTAATTTCCGCCGAAATCCTCGGATTGGACGGACGCACACGAACCGCCGCGAAAGCGGATTTGGAATTTGCCTACCGCCACTCCAAGCTGAAAGAAACCGGCGAGATCGTTCTTTCCGCGACGTTTGAACTTCCGATAGAGAAGAAGGAAATCATGCAGGCCGAGCGCGACCGGATTATGCAATTCCGGAAAGACCATCACCCCGACTGGCACAAAGAACCCTGCGCCGGAAGCGTGTTCCGCAATATCGAACCGACCTCAGCAGTCGAACGGCGCAAAGCCGCCGGATTCTTTTTACAGGAAGCTGGCGCGCATTTGTTTCGCGTCGGCGGCGCGCGGCTCTACGAAAAGCACGCCAACATCATCGTCGCCGACCCCGGCTGTACCGCGCAGGACGTCTGGGAGCTTTCCGAAAAAATGGCGCGCGCCGTCAAAAACAAATTCGATATCACCCTCGTCCGCGAAGTCCGCTTCCTCGGAGAATTCTAA
- the clpX gene encoding ATP-dependent Clp protease ATP-binding subunit ClpX, protein MNNTKRPPKPVCSFCGKPEKAARHLIAGPDGICICDECVELCDAMVKQQGQRGKADASSEAVKVLKPHEIKARLDEYVIGQEHAKKVLSVAVHNHYKRMTDTSSKDDGVELEKSNVLLVGPTGSGKTLLAKTLARMLDVPYAITDATTVTEAGYVGEDVESILLALLQNANYDVKRAERGIVYIDEIDKISRKTDNVSITRDVSGEGVQQALLKIIEGTIASIPPKGGRKHPQEEYIKLNTSNILFICGGAFVGLDDIIKRRTDKKVLGFGAINEQVSEDWKPETMNVEPEDLLKYGLIPEFIGRLPLVVQLQELSEDDLVHILTQPKNSMVKQYKKLLAMDGVELEFDDDALRALAKMALKRKTGARGLRAILEHLMLDVMYEVPQRKDITNCRITKDVVEGRAHPIELGDLKKKSA, encoded by the coding sequence ATGAATAACACCAAGCGGCCCCCAAAGCCTGTCTGCTCCTTTTGCGGAAAACCAGAAAAAGCCGCCCGCCATCTGATTGCCGGGCCGGACGGCATTTGTATTTGCGATGAGTGCGTCGAACTTTGCGATGCCATGGTCAAACAGCAGGGACAGCGCGGCAAAGCGGATGCGTCGTCCGAAGCCGTCAAAGTGCTCAAGCCGCACGAAATCAAAGCGCGGCTCGACGAATACGTCATCGGACAGGAACACGCCAAGAAGGTTCTCTCGGTTGCCGTTCACAATCATTACAAACGGATGACGGATACGTCGTCCAAAGACGACGGCGTTGAACTCGAAAAGAGCAACGTCCTGCTGGTCGGCCCGACCGGCAGCGGCAAAACCCTGCTGGCTAAAACGCTGGCGCGCATGCTGGATGTGCCGTACGCCATCACCGATGCGACCACCGTTACCGAAGCCGGTTACGTCGGTGAAGACGTGGAAAGCATTCTGTTGGCGCTGCTGCAGAACGCCAACTACGACGTCAAACGCGCCGAGCGCGGCATCGTTTACATCGACGAGATCGATAAAATTTCCCGCAAGACCGACAACGTTTCCATTACCCGCGACGTTTCCGGCGAAGGCGTTCAGCAGGCTTTGCTGAAAATTATCGAAGGCACCATTGCCAGCATTCCGCCGAAGGGCGGACGCAAACATCCGCAGGAGGAATACATTAAGCTCAACACGAGCAATATCCTCTTCATCTGCGGTGGCGCATTCGTCGGCCTCGACGACATCATCAAACGCCGCACCGATAAAAAGGTGCTCGGCTTCGGCGCAATTAATGAACAGGTTTCCGAAGACTGGAAGCCGGAGACGATGAACGTCGAGCCGGAAGACCTGCTCAAGTACGGACTGATTCCGGAATTTATCGGCCGTTTGCCGCTGGTGGTTCAGCTTCAGGAACTTTCCGAAGACGATCTCGTTCACATTCTGACTCAGCCGAAAAACTCGATGGTCAAGCAGTACAAAAAACTGCTCGCCATGGATGGCGTGGAACTGGAATTCGACGACGATGCCTTACGGGCACTAGCGAAGATGGCGCTGAAACGAAAGACCGGTGCCCGTGGACTGCGCGCCATCCTTGAACACCTGATGCTCGACGTCATGTACGAAGTGCCGCAGCGCAAAGACATCACCAACTGCCGCATTACCAAAGATGTTGTCGAAGGACGCGCCCATCCGATCGAACTCGGTGATCTAAAGAAGAAGTCAGCCTAG
- a CDS encoding 3'-5' exonuclease yields MFVKAQILIAVILVSGTLFAGLPEPATPVAEIVFVALDTETTGFSPKNDRLIEIGAVRFRGNGEILAVTNWMINPGMPIRPQATEVNGITDAMVAGAPPFSAVCPEFVSFCDGSVLLAHNATFDVGFLRAGFARAGVSAPELPILDTLPLFRVWFPQAKSFALEPLAQYLGLQNEMWHRAGADSFHLIDIFKIGVTARPELKFQELERGAGGIKLLNERRN; encoded by the coding sequence ATGTTTGTAAAAGCACAGATTTTGATTGCCGTCATTCTGGTCTCCGGAACGCTTTTTGCCGGACTGCCGGAGCCCGCAACGCCGGTTGCGGAGATTGTTTTCGTGGCACTCGATACCGAAACTACCGGCTTCAGTCCGAAGAATGACCGGCTGATTGAAATCGGCGCGGTGCGCTTTCGCGGTAACGGCGAAATTCTGGCGGTCACCAACTGGATGATTAATCCGGGAATGCCGATTCGCCCGCAGGCCACGGAAGTGAATGGAATTACCGATGCGATGGTAGCCGGTGCGCCGCCGTTTTCGGCGGTTTGTCCGGAGTTTGTTTCATTCTGCGACGGCAGTGTTTTATTGGCGCACAACGCGACGTTTGATGTCGGGTTTCTCCGAGCCGGGTTTGCGCGCGCCGGAGTTTCCGCGCCGGAACTGCCGATACTCGATACACTGCCGCTGTTCCGCGTCTGGTTTCCGCAGGCGAAAAGTTTCGCGCTCGAACCGCTTGCTCAATATCTCGGCTTGCAGAATGAGATGTGGCACCGCGCCGGTGCCGATTCATTTCACCTGATTGATATTTTTAAAATTGGTGTAACGGCTCGTCCGGAGCTGAAGTTTCAGGAGCTGGAGCGCGGCGCGGGCGGAATCAAGTTGCTGAATGAAAGGCGGAATTGA
- a CDS encoding 7-carboxy-7-deazaguanine synthase QueE: MNKTTEMTAFVSEIFSSAQGEGINIGRRQLFVRFCECHRNCLYCDTPVERTESVAIEREPGSGKFESVPNPLSAKQLIELLAGLNRPESAHDDLFITGGEPLLQADFLAEFLPEARKRLDLPVHLETSGDLPEEFAKVVEWINHVLMDIKLPSVTGEPEAWAMHRAFLNIIEREETGATIKLVVGADTSDENLAQAAEIIRASGSLAAVVLQPMTAASKTNRVPTARQVLTWQSEMAVALGRSVRIIPQCHKMMGLL; the protein is encoded by the coding sequence ATGAACAAAACCACTGAAATGACAGCTTTTGTGAGCGAGATATTCAGCTCCGCGCAGGGCGAAGGAATTAATATCGGCCGCCGCCAGCTTTTTGTCCGCTTCTGCGAATGCCACCGCAATTGCCTCTACTGCGACACGCCGGTCGAACGGACGGAATCCGTCGCTATTGAGCGCGAGCCGGGCAGCGGAAAGTTCGAGTCCGTTCCGAACCCGCTTTCTGCAAAACAGCTTATTGAACTGCTGGCCGGACTGAACCGTCCGGAATCGGCTCACGATGATTTGTTCATCACCGGCGGCGAGCCGTTGTTACAGGCGGACTTTCTGGCAGAGTTCCTGCCGGAGGCTCGTAAACGGCTCGACCTGCCGGTACACCTCGAAACCAGCGGCGACCTGCCGGAAGAATTTGCCAAGGTCGTCGAATGGATCAACCACGTTTTGATGGACATCAAACTCCCCAGCGTCACCGGCGAGCCGGAAGCGTGGGCAATGCACCGCGCATTTCTGAACATCATCGAGCGCGAAGAAACCGGAGCGACGATCAAGCTGGTTGTCGGTGCGGACACATCCGACGAAAACCTTGCACAGGCGGCAGAAATCATTCGTGCGTCCGGCTCGCTGGCCGCCGTCGTTTTGCAACCGATGACCGCCGCATCAAAAACCAACCGCGTGCCGACTGCGCGGCAGGTGCTGACATGGCAGTCGGAAATGGCTGTTGCTCTCGGTCGCAGTGTACGCATCATTCCGCAGTGTCATAAAATGATGGGATTATTGTGA
- a CDS encoding biopolymer transporter ExbD, with translation MQFKIPTEGGDDEINMAPMIDMVFLLLIFFMVTSHIKSLELTPVNLPVADKAKVPETARDRQVVTVAAESGGRVSYYINLQKVNIQELSAEMIRQQAANKDVRIYLRADRQVKQKHIKAVMSACAEAGIADIIFGVVESGK, from the coding sequence ATGCAGTTCAAAATTCCAACCGAAGGCGGCGATGACGAGATCAACATGGCGCCCATGATTGACATGGTGTTTCTCCTGCTGATCTTTTTCATGGTGACTTCACACATTAAGTCGCTGGAACTGACGCCGGTTAATCTGCCGGTAGCGGATAAGGCCAAGGTGCCGGAGACGGCGCGCGACCGGCAGGTCGTCACGGTTGCGGCAGAGTCCGGCGGCAGAGTGAGCTACTACATCAACCTGCAAAAGGTGAATATTCAGGAGTTATCTGCCGAGATGATCCGGCAGCAGGCTGCCAATAAAGACGTGCGGATCTATCTGCGAGCCGATCGACAGGTGAAGCAGAAACACATTAAAGCGGTGATGTCGGCGTGTGCGGAAGCGGGAATTGCCGATATCATCTTCGGGGTGGTTGAATCCGGAAAATAG
- a CDS encoding MotA/TolQ/ExbB proton channel family protein, translated as MKKIRLNVFIVAAVLLMAAGSLVEARAQSGTAAAIQAQSSAAGVKTVTFAEMWRVGGWCMWPLGLCSVAAMYFVIRNIIMLRTKNLLRSDLKSEIETFLARRDLKGVREVCQNNPSLMTSVLDAGLERISENDFDPAHVMEAIEEAGNEQMVTYMKPINYLSMIGSVAPMLGLLGTVSGMIKAFANISAGGMGKPELLAGNIGEALITTAAGLIIAIPAMTAYFIFKNNFIKNMSTMGRMVGHFMNVYRNSVSR; from the coding sequence ATGAAAAAAATCCGTTTGAATGTATTCATTGTGGCGGCGGTTCTGTTGATGGCCGCCGGTTCTCTGGTTGAAGCCCGTGCTCAAAGCGGAACGGCAGCGGCCATTCAGGCGCAGAGCTCGGCCGCCGGAGTGAAGACCGTGACGTTTGCCGAAATGTGGCGGGTAGGCGGATGGTGTATGTGGCCGCTGGGACTTTGCTCGGTTGCTGCAATGTATTTTGTAATCCGTAATATCATCATGCTTCGCACAAAAAATCTTCTCCGGTCGGATCTGAAGTCCGAAATCGAAACGTTTCTCGCCCGCCGTGATCTGAAAGGTGTGCGCGAAGTTTGTCAGAACAACCCCAGTCTGATGACCTCGGTGCTCGATGCCGGACTGGAGCGTATTTCGGAAAACGATTTTGATCCCGCGCATGTTATGGAAGCGATCGAGGAGGCCGGGAATGAACAGATGGTTACCTATATGAAGCCAATCAATTATCTTTCCATGATCGGCAGTGTTGCTCCGATGCTCGGGCTTCTGGGAACGGTTTCCGGGATGATTAAAGCCTTCGCGAATATCTCGGCCGGCGGAATGGGGAAACCGGAACTGCTGGCGGGTAACATTGGCGAAGCGCTGATTACCACGGCCGCCGGGCTGATTATTGCCATTCCCGCCATGACGGCCTATTTCATCTTCAAAAACAACTTTATCAAAAACATGTCCACGATGGGCCGGATGGTCGGGCACTTCATGAATGTCTATCGGAATTCCGTAAGCCGGTAA
- the clpP gene encoding ATP-dependent Clp endopeptidase proteolytic subunit ClpP, with protein sequence MLIPMVIEQTGRGERSYDIYSRLLKERIIFLGTEINDDVSNLVIAQLLFLQSEDAEKDISIYINSPGGVVTSGMAIYDTMQFLKCPITTYCVGQAASMGAVLLSAGTKGKRFALPNARIMIHQPLGGSQGQATDIEIQTKEILRMKKRLNEILAFHTGQPIKTIEKDTDRDFFMSAAEAVKYGLVDEVVTKKM encoded by the coding sequence ATGCTTATTCCAATGGTGATTGAACAGACGGGGCGCGGCGAGCGGTCCTATGACATTTATTCGCGTCTGCTGAAAGAGCGGATCATTTTCCTCGGCACCGAGATCAATGATGACGTGAGTAATCTCGTCATCGCGCAGTTGCTGTTTTTACAGAGCGAAGATGCCGAGAAAGACATCAGCATCTACATCAACTCGCCCGGCGGTGTCGTCACCTCCGGCATGGCGATTTACGACACGATGCAATTCCTGAAGTGCCCGATCACGACCTATTGCGTCGGCCAAGCCGCCAGCATGGGCGCGGTTCTGCTGTCCGCAGGCACCAAAGGCAAACGTTTCGCACTGCCGAATGCCCGCATCATGATCCATCAGCCGCTCGGCGGATCGCAGGGTCAGGCAACTGATATTGAAATCCAGACCAAAGAAATTCTCCGCATGAAAAAGCGGCTGAATGAAATTCTGGCGTTCCATACCGGACAGCCGATCAAGACGATCGAAAAAGACACCGACCGAGACTTTTTCATGTCCGCCGCCGAAGCCGTCAAATACGGCCTTGTCGACGAAGTCGTCACCAAAAAGATGTAA
- the queD gene encoding 6-carboxytetrahydropterin synthase QueD, translating into MEIYKTLRFDAAHRLTGVPPTHKCSAMHGHGFEIEVYLRGPVDPKTGFVMDFGDLAKVCEPVIKQLDHAILNEIEGLGNPTSENMSVWVWKKLKPQLPLLSKIVIKETETSGCIYREEK; encoded by the coding sequence ATGGAAATTTATAAAACGCTGCGCTTTGATGCCGCCCACCGCCTGACCGGCGTTCCGCCGACGCATAAATGCTCGGCCATGCACGGCCACGGCTTTGAGATCGAGGTCTATCTGCGCGGCCCGGTTGACCCGAAGACCGGTTTCGTCATGGATTTCGGAGATCTGGCTAAAGTATGCGAGCCGGTCATCAAACAGCTCGACCACGCTATCCTGAACGAGATTGAAGGATTGGGAAATCCGACCAGCGAGAACATGAGCGTCTGGGTTTGGAAAAAACTGAAGCCGCAGCTTCCCCTGCTCTCCAAAATCGTCATCAAAGAAACCGAAACCTCCGGCTGCATTTATCGGGAAGAAAAGTAA